From one Polynucleobacter sp. UK-FUSCHL-C3 genomic stretch:
- the glnA gene encoding type I glutamate--ammonia ligase, whose product MTKTVADVMKLVKEKECTFVDFRFVDTKGKEQHVSVPISAFNEDKFESGHAFDGSSIAGWKGIEASDMLLMPDPTAAYVDPFYEEPTLVITCDVIEPSDGKGYDRDPRSIAKRAEAYLKSSGLGDAAYFGPEPEFFVFDGVQWNVDMQGCSVKIHSEEAPWSSGADIEGGNTGHRPGKKGGYFPVAPVDTFQDMRSEMCLILESLGIPVEVHHHEVAGQGQNELGTKFSTLVQRADWTIWQKYVVQNVAHAYGKTATFMPKPVVGDNGSGMHVHQSVWKNGENLFAGNGYSGLSEFALYYIGGIIKHARALNAITNPGTNSYKRLVPGFEAPVKLAYSARNRSASIRIPYVSNPKGRRIETRFPDPLANPYLAFSALLMAGLDGVQNKIHPGEAADKNLYDLPPEEDAKIPTVCHSLDQALECLDKDREFLTRGGVFTNSMLDAYIDLKMEEVTKFRMTTHPIEFDMYYSL is encoded by the coding sequence ATGACAAAAACTGTCGCAGACGTAATGAAACTAGTTAAAGAGAAGGAATGCACCTTCGTTGACTTCCGCTTTGTAGATACCAAAGGTAAAGAGCAGCACGTCTCAGTACCAATCTCTGCATTTAATGAAGATAAATTTGAGAGCGGTCACGCTTTTGATGGCTCATCGATTGCTGGTTGGAAGGGTATCGAAGCTTCTGACATGTTGCTCATGCCAGACCCAACTGCAGCGTATGTGGATCCATTTTATGAAGAGCCCACCTTGGTTATCACGTGTGATGTGATTGAGCCATCTGATGGTAAAGGCTACGATCGCGATCCCCGTTCAATCGCTAAGCGCGCTGAAGCGTATTTGAAGAGCTCGGGTTTAGGTGATGCTGCTTACTTTGGCCCAGAGCCAGAGTTCTTTGTCTTTGATGGCGTGCAGTGGAATGTGGATATGCAAGGCTGCTCGGTGAAGATCCATTCGGAAGAGGCTCCATGGTCATCGGGTGCTGATATTGAAGGTGGTAATACAGGTCATCGTCCAGGCAAGAAGGGCGGTTACTTCCCAGTTGCTCCTGTCGATACATTCCAAGATATGCGTTCAGAGATGTGTCTGATTCTGGAGTCATTAGGTATTCCAGTGGAAGTGCATCATCATGAAGTGGCTGGACAAGGTCAAAACGAATTGGGTACGAAGTTTAGTACCCTCGTACAACGCGCTGACTGGACCATTTGGCAGAAGTATGTTGTGCAAAACGTAGCCCATGCCTATGGCAAAACTGCAACGTTTATGCCTAAGCCTGTTGTCGGCGATAACGGCTCTGGTATGCACGTTCACCAATCGGTTTGGAAGAATGGCGAGAACTTGTTTGCAGGTAATGGCTACTCTGGTTTGTCAGAGTTTGCACTCTATTACATCGGCGGCATCATTAAGCACGCCCGTGCATTAAACGCGATTACCAACCCTGGTACTAACTCCTATAAGCGTTTGGTTCCTGGCTTTGAGGCTCCTGTCAAGTTGGCTTACTCTGCCCGTAACCGTTCTGCCTCCATTCGGATTCCATACGTTTCAAATCCAAAAGGACGCCGGATTGAGACCCGCTTCCCTGACCCATTAGCAAACCCATACTTGGCGTTCTCAGCCTTGTTAATGGCTGGCTTGGATGGCGTGCAGAACAAGATTCATCCGGGTGAGGCCGCAGATAAGAACCTCTATGACCTGCCTCCTGAAGAGGATGCAAAGATCCCAACCGTATGCCATAGCTTGGATCAAGCCTTGGAGTGCTTGGATAAGGATCGCGAGTTCTTAACCCGCGGTGGAGTATTTACAAATTCGATGTTGGATGCGTATATCGATCTGAAGATGGAAGAAGTAACCAAGTTCAGAATGACCACGCACCCTATCGAGTTTGATATGTACTACTCGCTGTAA
- the glnL gene encoding nitrogen regulation protein NR(II) encodes MLRNPLSKGAAAVTTPAAPFVSSMLDQMPNSVLVFIGVTKDLVYANAAAEAALDLSRKSLRGHTLYDLFGENQALNHMIDEVYAGRAVAQRQELVLYSVPGKIYREPLAVHVVIAMLEDPTLMMMEWFPIDQQLKSERDERVSHQVEANKQLMRNLAHEIKNPLGGIRGAAQLLEFELPEKGLREYTQVIIKESDRLQTLVDRLLAPHRKAHAMDPLNIHEVLERIRSLVLAEFPQGLKIIRNYDTSLPDILGDQEQLIQAVLNIVHNAAQALGDEIRRGTAQIELRTRVARSVTIAKQRHKLALDLHVIDNGPGIPDEIRERIFFPLVSGREGGSGLGLTLAQTFVQQHQGFIACESRPGYTDFHIQIPYRKQEMAQ; translated from the coding sequence ATGTTGCGTAATCCATTAAGTAAAGGGGCTGCTGCTGTCACTACACCGGCCGCCCCTTTTGTTTCAAGCATGTTGGATCAAATGCCAAACTCCGTATTGGTATTTATTGGTGTGACTAAAGATTTAGTCTATGCCAACGCTGCAGCAGAAGCAGCTTTGGACCTTTCTCGGAAGAGCCTACGTGGTCATACCCTCTACGACCTGTTTGGCGAGAACCAAGCGCTCAATCATATGATTGATGAGGTGTATGCTGGTCGGGCGGTAGCCCAGCGTCAAGAACTCGTCTTGTATTCTGTCCCCGGAAAAATTTATCGCGAGCCCCTTGCAGTCCATGTGGTGATTGCCATGCTTGAGGACCCCACTCTGATGATGATGGAGTGGTTCCCGATTGATCAGCAACTCAAGAGCGAGCGTGATGAGCGGGTCTCCCATCAGGTTGAGGCTAATAAGCAACTCATGCGTAATCTAGCCCATGAGATCAAGAACCCTCTGGGGGGGATTCGGGGGGCGGCACAACTCCTGGAGTTTGAGTTACCTGAGAAGGGACTACGGGAGTACACCCAGGTCATTATTAAAGAGTCTGATCGTTTGCAGACCTTGGTAGATCGATTGCTTGCCCCTCATCGCAAAGCACACGCGATGGATCCATTAAATATTCATGAGGTCTTGGAACGGATTCGGAGCTTGGTCTTGGCTGAGTTCCCTCAGGGCTTGAAGATCATTCGTAACTATGACACCAGCTTGCCTGATATTTTGGGGGATCAAGAGCAATTAATTCAGGCGGTACTGAATATTGTGCATAACGCCGCACAAGCTCTTGGTGATGAGATTCGCAGAGGCACAGCCCAGATTGAACTGCGCACGCGAGTGGCTCGTTCGGTCACGATTGCAAAGCAACGACACAAGTTGGCATTAGATTTGCATGTAATTGATAACGGACCGGGTATTCCGGATGAGATTCGTGAGCGCATATTTTTTCCATTGGTGTCAGGCAGGGAGGGCGGCAGTGGCTTGGGACTAACGCTGGCACAGACTTTTGTGCAGCAACACCAGGGATTTATCGCTTGCGAGAGTCGTCCTGGTTATACGGATTTTCATATACAGATTCCTTATCGGAAGCAGGAGATGGCGCAATGA
- the ntrC gene encoding nitrogen regulation protein NR(I) has translation MKPIWIVDDDQSIRWVLEKALSREKIPHRSFSNPNDVLNALEKESPEVLISDIRMPRGNGLDLLQHVKASHPNLPVIIMTAYSDLESAVSSFQGGAFEYLTKPFDIDKAVELIHRAIGEGKRTQAPSKESAAWLQEAPEIIGQAPAMQEVFRAIGRLSQSQVTVLITGESGTGKELVAHALHKHSPRAKGPFIALNTAAIPKDLLESELFGHERGAFTGAQALRRGRFEQAEGGTLFLDEIGDMPFDLQTRLLRVLSDGHYYRVGGHDPIRSNVRIIAATHQNLEARVAQGLFREDLLHRLNVIRIRLPALRERADDIPALARHFMVSSAKSLGVEAKRLSDEALKVIGQMSFPGNVRQLENLCHWMTVMSPSTVVGVNDLPEDLLLSANTPVASSNAAPSTATIPIVEGVSPSRTGTEWEGNLNRLAVKMLQDNDQEVFDSLLARFEKSVLMAALEVTRGRKVEAATRLGIGRNTITRKLQELQIDV, from the coding sequence ATGAAACCAATTTGGATTGTTGACGATGATCAGTCAATTCGGTGGGTGCTTGAGAAAGCGCTGAGTCGTGAGAAGATCCCGCACCGCAGCTTTAGCAATCCCAATGATGTGCTCAATGCCCTTGAAAAAGAGTCTCCTGAAGTATTAATCTCGGATATTCGGATGCCCCGCGGTAACGGTCTTGATCTCCTGCAACACGTGAAGGCCAGCCATCCCAACTTACCGGTCATCATCATGACCGCCTATTCTGATCTGGAGTCGGCGGTGTCATCGTTTCAGGGCGGTGCATTTGAGTACCTGACCAAACCATTTGATATCGATAAGGCTGTCGAATTAATCCACCGTGCAATTGGAGAGGGTAAGCGCACTCAGGCTCCTTCCAAAGAATCCGCCGCCTGGTTACAAGAAGCCCCTGAGATTATTGGGCAGGCACCTGCGATGCAAGAGGTATTTCGGGCAATCGGTCGTCTCTCACAATCCCAAGTAACTGTTCTCATCACTGGTGAGTCTGGAACTGGTAAAGAGTTGGTAGCGCATGCCTTGCATAAACACAGCCCACGTGCGAAGGGCCCATTCATCGCTTTGAATACCGCAGCCATTCCAAAAGATCTATTGGAGTCAGAACTCTTTGGGCATGAACGTGGGGCCTTTACTGGGGCACAAGCACTGCGTCGTGGTCGCTTTGAGCAAGCCGAAGGCGGTACCTTATTTTTAGACGAGATCGGCGATATGCCGTTTGATCTGCAAACACGTCTCTTAAGAGTGCTATCCGATGGACATTACTACCGAGTGGGCGGTCATGATCCAATTCGATCGAATGTGCGTATCATCGCAGCCACGCATCAAAATCTAGAGGCTCGTGTTGCCCAAGGTCTCTTTAGAGAAGATCTGCTCCATCGCTTGAATGTGATTCGGATTCGCTTGCCTGCGTTACGAGAGCGTGCCGATGATATCCCCGCGCTAGCACGTCATTTTATGGTGTCGAGTGCAAAGTCTTTGGGTGTAGAGGCCAAACGTTTATCTGATGAAGCGCTCAAGGTCATTGGTCAAATGAGTTTCCCTGGTAATGTGCGTCAGCTTGAGAACCTATGCCATTGGATGACCGTGATGTCACCTTCCACAGTTGTCGGAGTTAATGATCTCCCAGAAGATCTATTGCTATCAGCCAATACGCCCGTTGCCAGTTCCAATGCCGCTCCAAGTACTGCGACCATTCCAATCGTTGAGGGTGTTAGCCCATCGCGAACTGGAACTGAGTGGGAAGGAAACCTTAACCGCTTGGCAGTAAAAATGCTACAAGACAACGATCAAGAAGTATTTGATTCTCTCTTGGCTCGCTTTGAGAAGTCGGTCTTGATGGCTGCATTGGAAGTAACCCGTGGTCGCAAGGTAGAAGCGGCTACCCGCCTGGGTATTGGTCGCAATACCATTACCCGTAAGTTACAAGAGCTCCAAATCGACGTATAA
- the xth gene encoding exodeoxyribonuclease III — translation MPAQKSIRIAAWNVNSIKVRLPHVIQWLESQAKAQNPIDALCLQELKLTDDKYPHRELEAAGYISISNGQKTYNGVSIILRKSALTSLACDPETAFLQVNKNIPNFADEQQRILAAIVCFKEMPPMRVISAYFPNGQDPASDKFVYKLNWLHALRTWLATELKTYPRLALLGDFNIAPEDQDVHDPKAWEGQNLVSPQEREQFQNLIQLGLHDSFRLFEQAPKTYSWWDYRMMAFRRNAGVRIDHVLLSKELKEKCIASTIDKTPRGWEQPSDHAPVIAQIAY, via the coding sequence ATGCCCGCTCAAAAATCAATCCGCATAGCAGCCTGGAATGTTAATTCCATCAAGGTGCGTCTACCGCACGTTATTCAGTGGCTAGAGAGTCAGGCAAAAGCACAAAACCCGATTGATGCGCTGTGCTTGCAAGAGCTCAAGCTGACAGATGATAAGTATCCCCATCGTGAGCTTGAGGCGGCAGGGTACATTAGCATTAGTAATGGTCAAAAAACCTATAACGGGGTATCCATCATTTTGCGTAAGAGCGCCTTGACCTCCTTAGCATGTGACCCAGAAACTGCATTCTTACAAGTCAATAAGAACATCCCCAACTTTGCCGATGAGCAACAACGCATCCTTGCTGCTATCGTTTGTTTTAAAGAGATGCCACCGATGCGCGTAATCTCGGCTTATTTCCCAAACGGTCAAGATCCGGCTAGTGATAAGTTTGTTTATAAACTTAATTGGCTTCATGCTCTCAGAACATGGCTCGCCACCGAGCTGAAAACCTATCCACGTCTAGCACTCTTGGGAGACTTTAATATCGCCCCCGAAGATCAAGATGTGCATGACCCTAAGGCCTGGGAAGGACAAAATCTAGTATCACCCCAAGAGCGAGAGCAGTTCCAGAATTTGATTCAATTGGGACTGCATGACTCTTTCAGACTCTTTGAACAAGCACCCAAGACCTATAGCTGGTGGGACTATCGCATGATGGCATTCCGACGCAATGCGGGAGTTCGCATTGACCATGTACTACTCAGCAAAGAACTCAAGGAGAAGTGTATAGCCAGCACTATCGATAAGACTCCTAGAGGCTGGGAGCAACCATCGGATCATGCGCCGGTAATCGCACAGATTGCCTATTGA
- a CDS encoding M3 family metallopeptidase: protein MNALINTSSPDPSSNPLLSFGRGIAQYDQVKPEQIAPAIEFLLSGCEAAVTKAIDPKTPASWNDLAEPLEDATEQLGRSWGVVSHLNAVADTPELRAAYGAMLPKVTAFFASLGQNLELYKRYKEIKASAEFAKLSPEQQKVIDNSLRDFRLGGAELADDQKPRFTQIQDEQAALAKAFSDHVLDATDSFIHLVSSQADLIGLPEDAIAAAADTAKQKGLEGWAFTLHFPSYYPVQQYSQNRSLRRLLYEAYVTRASELAPQYSKGNIEWDNTHNMIEQLRLRDEEARMLGFDNYAALSLAPKMARDVSEVDSFLTDFAKRAKPFAQKDWNELQEFARSLGLVDGIEPWDMAFISEKLKHERYAFSENELKQYFPLPKVLDGLFKVIQTLFSVNIQPASLPIWHPSVQSFEIRNTNNQIIAYFYLDPYARSGKRGGAWMDDARGRRLLANGEIQAPVAYLVCNFAAPVEVNGQLRQPTITHDDVITLFHESGHGLHHLLTQVGALGVSGINGVEWDAVELPSQFMENFCWEWEVLQQMTAHVDTGLPLPRDLYNKMLSAKNFQNGLTTMRQLVFSLTDWRLHSQFDAQTAQGQAVLDLAREINNQFHVIPQATISRWPNTFSHIFAGGYAAGYYSYKWAEVLSADVYSAFEEAAKQKGTVLDAETGKRYRKEILEVGGSRPAAESFKAFRGRPPQIDALLRHGGLVSQA from the coding sequence ATGAACGCACTTATCAATACCTCCTCCCCAGATCCCTCCAGCAACCCCCTGCTTTCTTTTGGTCGTGGCATTGCTCAATACGATCAAGTTAAGCCGGAGCAAATTGCTCCTGCGATTGAGTTCTTACTCAGTGGCTGCGAGGCTGCAGTGACCAAGGCCATTGATCCCAAAACGCCTGCTTCATGGAATGATCTAGCAGAGCCTCTAGAGGATGCTACTGAACAATTGGGTCGCTCTTGGGGCGTGGTCTCGCATCTCAATGCAGTGGCTGACACTCCAGAGCTACGCGCTGCTTATGGTGCGATGTTGCCGAAGGTAACCGCCTTCTTTGCTAGCCTAGGACAAAATCTGGAGCTCTATAAGCGCTACAAAGAGATCAAGGCTAGCGCTGAGTTTGCAAAACTTAGCCCTGAACAACAAAAGGTGATCGATAACTCCCTGCGGGATTTTCGTTTGGGCGGCGCTGAACTGGCCGATGATCAGAAACCACGTTTTACTCAGATTCAAGATGAGCAAGCCGCTTTAGCCAAGGCCTTTTCTGATCACGTCTTAGATGCAACGGATTCATTTATCCATCTAGTGAGTAGTCAAGCCGATTTGATTGGTTTACCTGAGGATGCCATTGCGGCGGCAGCAGATACAGCCAAACAGAAAGGTTTAGAAGGTTGGGCATTTACCTTGCATTTCCCTTCGTACTATCCCGTTCAACAATATTCCCAGAACCGCTCATTACGTCGCTTACTCTATGAAGCCTATGTCACGCGTGCTTCTGAGCTAGCTCCGCAATATAGCAAGGGCAATATCGAGTGGGATAACACCCACAATATGATTGAGCAACTGCGTTTGCGTGATGAAGAGGCGCGCATGTTAGGCTTTGATAATTACGCAGCGCTTAGCTTGGCCCCAAAGATGGCGCGTGATGTGAGTGAAGTGGATAGCTTCCTAACTGATTTTGCCAAGCGTGCAAAACCTTTTGCTCAGAAGGATTGGAATGAGCTTCAAGAATTTGCTCGCTCTTTAGGTCTAGTCGACGGAATTGAGCCTTGGGATATGGCTTTTATCTCAGAGAAACTCAAGCATGAGCGTTATGCCTTCTCTGAGAATGAGCTCAAGCAATACTTTCCTTTGCCGAAGGTCTTAGATGGCCTGTTTAAGGTTATTCAGACCCTGTTCTCGGTCAACATTCAGCCCGCCTCCTTGCCAATCTGGCACCCCAGCGTGCAATCTTTTGAGATCCGTAACACCAATAATCAAATCATTGCCTACTTTTATCTTGATCCCTATGCGCGCTCTGGTAAGCGGGGTGGCGCCTGGATGGATGATGCGCGGGGACGTCGTCTTCTTGCCAATGGCGAGATACAGGCGCCTGTCGCCTATCTTGTTTGTAACTTTGCAGCACCGGTTGAGGTCAACGGTCAGCTGCGCCAACCCACAATTACACATGACGATGTCATTACCTTGTTCCATGAAAGTGGGCATGGCCTACATCACCTCTTAACGCAAGTTGGGGCTTTGGGGGTCTCTGGGATTAATGGGGTTGAATGGGATGCTGTTGAGTTACCGAGTCAGTTTATGGAGAACTTCTGTTGGGAGTGGGAGGTACTCCAACAAATGACTGCGCACGTTGATACCGGTTTGCCATTACCGCGTGATCTCTATAACAAGATGTTATCTGCCAAGAACTTTCAGAATGGGTTGACCACTATGCGTCAGTTGGTGTTCTCACTGACGGACTGGAGATTGCATTCTCAATTCGATGCTCAGACTGCGCAGGGGCAAGCGGTCCTTGATCTAGCCCGAGAGATTAATAACCAATTCCATGTGATACCCCAAGCAACTATCTCGCGTTGGCCCAATACCTTTAGTCATATCTTTGCCGGTGGCTATGCTGCTGGCTACTATAGCTATAAATGGGCTGAGGTCCTATCGGCAGATGTCTACTCAGCATTTGAGGAGGCGGCCAAGCAGAAGGGTACGGTCTTGGATGCTGAAACTGGCAAACGATATCGCAAAGAGATTTTAGAGGTTGGTGGTAGCCGTCCTGCGGCGGAGTCTTTTAAAGCATTCCGGGGGAGACCACCACAGATTGATGCTCTGTTGCGTCATGGTGGTTTGGTGTCGCAGGCCTAG
- the folD gene encoding bifunctional methylenetetrahydrofolate dehydrogenase/methenyltetrahydrofolate cyclohydrolase FolD — protein sequence MPAQLLDGNLLSKKLRAEIATRSAILTAKGVRPGLAVIVVGDDPASQVYVRNKVKACEDVDFHSVLERYPAELEEAQLLARIATLNADPSIHGILVQLPLPKHISAERVLESIASDKDVDGFHIANAGALMVGAPLFKPCTPYGCMKMLESIDYPLRGARAVVIGASNIVGKPMAMLLLQAGATVTICNSKTKDLSAHTKEADVLVVATGRPKMITGNMVKPGSVVIDVGINRQSDGKLCGDVDFDTAKYVAGWITPVPGGVGPMTITMLLMNTLEAVERSMKPASKLS from the coding sequence ATGCCTGCACAACTGCTTGATGGCAATCTGCTCTCCAAGAAATTACGGGCTGAGATTGCTACACGCTCAGCGATTCTGACCGCCAAAGGTGTGCGTCCGGGTCTAGCAGTGATTGTGGTGGGCGATGATCCTGCTAGTCAGGTTTATGTTCGTAATAAGGTTAAGGCATGTGAGGATGTTGACTTTCATTCGGTCCTTGAGCGCTATCCAGCCGAACTTGAGGAAGCACAACTGCTTGCTCGCATTGCAACCCTCAATGCCGATCCTAGCATTCATGGAATTTTGGTACAGCTCCCCTTACCTAAACACATCTCTGCCGAGCGTGTTTTAGAGTCGATTGCCTCCGATAAAGATGTCGATGGTTTTCATATTGCTAATGCAGGTGCCTTAATGGTCGGTGCACCACTCTTTAAACCCTGCACCCCTTATGGCTGTATGAAGATGTTGGAGAGTATTGATTATCCTTTGCGGGGCGCCCGTGCAGTGGTTATCGGGGCCTCCAATATCGTGGGTAAGCCAATGGCTATGCTTCTTTTGCAAGCGGGTGCTACGGTGACGATTTGCAATAGTAAGACCAAAGATTTATCAGCTCATACCAAAGAGGCTGATGTTCTGGTAGTTGCTACCGGTAGGCCCAAGATGATTACTGGCAATATGGTGAAGCCTGGTTCAGTGGTGATTGATGTCGGTATTAATCGCCAATCCGATGGCAAGCTGTGTGGTGATGTTGATTTTGATACAGCCAAATATGTTGCAGGCTGGATCACCCCAGTGCCTGGCGGTGTGGGTCCCATGACCATCACCATGCTTCTCATGAACACGCTCGAGGCGGTAGAGCGCAGCATGAAGCCAGCTAGTAAGCTGTCTTAG
- a CDS encoding response regulator transcription factor — protein sequence MNLSNPPKTVQAEVVYVVDDDEAVRDSLTWLLESNGYTVRCHASAERFLQSLQNTDKSTISCLILDVRMPGMSGLELQERLISEGLPMPISFITGHGDVSMAVSTMKRGAVDFVEKPFKENELCALVERMLTKARIDFAQADQRKSTQSLLGKLTGRERQVLERIVAGRLNKQIADDLSISIKTVEAHRANIMEKLNVNTVADLLRLALS from the coding sequence ATGAATCTAAGCAATCCACCGAAAACAGTACAAGCTGAAGTTGTCTATGTTGTTGACGACGATGAGGCAGTCCGCGACTCCCTCACTTGGTTATTAGAAAGTAATGGCTACACCGTTCGTTGCCATGCAAGCGCTGAACGTTTTTTGCAGTCTCTCCAAAATACGGACAAGTCCACCATTTCGTGTTTGATCCTCGATGTGCGTATGCCCGGTATGTCGGGTCTTGAGTTACAAGAACGTTTAATCAGCGAAGGCTTGCCGATGCCCATCTCATTTATTACTGGTCATGGTGACGTCTCGATGGCGGTCTCGACCATGAAACGGGGTGCCGTCGATTTTGTGGAGAAGCCCTTCAAAGAGAATGAGCTATGTGCTCTGGTTGAGCGCATGTTAACCAAAGCACGGATTGATTTTGCACAGGCCGATCAACGTAAGAGCACCCAGAGTTTATTGGGCAAGTTAACGGGTCGTGAGCGTCAGGTGCTCGAGCGGATTGTCGCTGGGCGTTTGAATAAACAAATTGCTGATGATTTAAGCATCTCCATTAAGACTGTTGAGGCCCATCGCGCCAATATTATGGAGAAACTCAACGTCAATACCGTTGCCGATCTCCTACGCTTAGCCCTCTCTTAA